Proteins encoded in a region of the Bubalus bubalis isolate 160015118507 breed Murrah chromosome 9, NDDB_SH_1, whole genome shotgun sequence genome:
- the NXNL1 gene encoding nucleoredoxin-like protein 1: MASLFSGRVLIRNNSDQDELDTEAELSRRLENRLVLLFFGAGSCPECQAFARILRDFFVRLTDEFYVLRAAQVALVYVSQDLTEEQQDLFLRDMPEKWFFLPFEDDLRRDLGRQFSVERLPAVVVLKPSGDVLTLDAADEIRRLGPACFANWQEAAEVLDRSFLQPEDLDDPAPRSLTEPLRRCKYRVDPAARSARGRGRAGGSGQEGEAEGEAAGLF, from the exons ATGGCCTCCCTTTTCTCTGGCCGCGTCCTGATCCGAAACAACAGCGACCAGGATGAGCTGGACACAGAGGCTGAGCTCAGCCGTCGGCTGGAAAACCGGCTGGTGCTGCTGTTCTTTGGTGCTGGGTCTTGCCCGGAGTGCCAGGCCTTTGCACGCATCCTCCGGGACTTCTTCGTGCGGCTCACAGATGAGTTCTACGTGCTGCGGGCAGCCCAGGTGGCCCTGGTGTACGTGTCCCAGGACCTGACGGAGGAGCAGCAAGACCTGTTCCTCAGGGACATGCCCGAGAAGTGGTTCTTCTTGCCCTTTGAGGATGACCTGAGGAG GGACCTCGGGCGCCAGTTCTCGGTGGAGCGCCTGCCAGCTGTCGTGGTGCTGAAACCCAGCGGGGATGTGCTGACGCTCGACGCGGCCGACGAGATCCGGCGCCTGGGCCCTGCCTGCTTCGCCAACTGGCAGGAGGCGGCTGAGGTGCTGGACCGCAGCTTTCTGCAGCCCGAGGACCTGGACGACCCCGCGCCGCGGAGCCTTACCGAGCCCCTGCGCCGCTGCAAGTACCGCGTAGACCCGGCTGCGCGGAGCGCACGAGGCCGGGGAAGAGCGGGCGGCTCCGGACAGGAGGGCGAGGCCGAGGGCGAGGCCGCGGGACTGTTCTGA